A single Antechinus flavipes isolate AdamAnt ecotype Samford, QLD, Australia chromosome 5, AdamAnt_v2, whole genome shotgun sequence DNA region contains:
- the LOC127564352 gene encoding zinc finger protein 501-like translates to MPISVLLFVSVFFVSFFFFFSFFEGKLRLEMKETTAKLSFSVVDTHKQRFMSDSPCDFTWRETPTHKRIQLRERHYECNQCGKGFIKKENLIVHQRIHNGEKPYECNQCGKAFREKGNLIVHHRIHTGEKPYECNHCGKAFKDRGTLSTHQRIHTGEKPYECNQCEKDFSQRKALIEHQRNHTGETPYECNQCGKAFKVRGTLRKHQRIHTGQKPYECTQCGKAFREKIALIGHQSIHTGEKPYACNQCGKTYGHKRSLIEHQRIHTGQVPYECNQCGKVFRYKQSLIVHQRIHTGEKPYECTQCGKAFRQKIALIGHQSSHIGEKPYECNQCGKSYRHKNSLTVHQKIHTGKNCGKDFSQRKALTDIRESTLEINLINVTSMETCKHKKSLTEHQRILTGEKPHECK, encoded by the exons ACTACTGCAAAGTTAAGTTTTTCTGTGGTAGACACTCACAAGCAAAGATTCATGAGTGATAGTCCTTGTGACTTTACTTGGAGAGAAACTCCAACTCATAAGAGAATCCAGCTTAGAGAAAGAcattatgaatgtaaccaatgtggaaaaggttttataaaaaaggaaaatcttattgtacatcaaagaatccacaatggagagaaaccttatgaatgtaaccagtgtggaaaggcttttagagaaaaGGGCAATCTTATTGTACATCacagaattcacactggagagaaaccttatgaatgtaaccactgtggaaaggcttttaaagATAGAGGAACTCTTAGTACACATCAGAGAATacacacaggagagaaaccttatgaatgtaaccagtgtgaaAAG GATTTTAGTCAAAGGAAAGCTCTGATTGAACATCAGAGAAACCACACTGGAGAGacaccttatgaatgtaaccaatgtggaaaggcttttaaagTTAGGGGAACTCTTAGGAAACATCAACGAATCCACACTGGacagaaaccttatgaatgtacccaatgtggaaaggcttttagagaaaagataGCTCTTATTGGACATCAAAgtatccacactggagagaaaccttatgcatgtaatcagtgtggaaagacttatGGACATAAAAGAAGTCTTATTgagcatcagagaatccacactggacaggtaccttatgaatgtaaccaatgtggaaaagttTTTAGATATAAGCAAagtcttattgtacatcagagaatccatactggagagaaaccttatgaatgtacccaatgtggaaaggcttttagacaaaaGATAGCTCTTATTGGACATCAGAGTTCCCAcattggagagaaaccttatgaatgcaaCCAGTGTGGAAAGAGTTACAGACATAAAAACagtcttactgtacatcagaaaATCCATACTGGAAAGAATTGTGGCAAGGATTTTAGTCAAAGGAAAGCTCTTActgacatcagagaatccactcTGGAGATAAACCTCATCAATGTAACCAGTATGGAGACTTGTAAACATAAGAAAAGTCTTACTGAGCATCAGAGAATCCtcactggagagaaacctcatgaatgtaagtaa